A genomic region of Brevibacillus sp. JNUCC-41 contains the following coding sequences:
- a CDS encoding 2-keto-3-deoxygluconate permease yields MRIKRRIEKVPGGLMVIPLMLGALFNTIDQLHIPLVMEFLKSLGVTPVEEGIYEFMRIGGFTEALFKNGTLTLIGLFLFCAGSQMNLRVGGKALKKGILLTSSKCLTGITIGLLFGYFFDPMNGLLGLSTLAIIAAMTNGNEGMYAVLTGQYGNRSDVGAISVLTLNDGPFFTMMALGIVGINFPAIAFIAVLLPIALGMLLGNLDEDIREFLKPGETLLVPFFAFCLGAGMNFMSFFNAEAVWGGLVLGFATVIITGLTGILVYRIFGEKSTIGPVAEASTAGNAVGTPAAIAAAASVAAGAGLMSLEEAQSFQQIANLATIQISISTITSSILCPIAVIFWDKYQRSKGIDGRLEDFSKRNEKSLEVNQQG; encoded by the coding sequence ATGAGGATCAAGCGAAGGATTGAAAAAGTACCAGGGGGGCTTATGGTGATCCCACTCATGTTGGGGGCACTCTTTAATACGATTGATCAGCTCCATATTCCACTTGTTATGGAGTTTCTTAAATCATTAGGAGTAACACCTGTCGAAGAAGGCATTTATGAGTTTATGAGAATTGGAGGGTTTACGGAAGCTCTCTTTAAAAACGGGACATTGACACTTATCGGTTTATTCTTGTTCTGTGCAGGTAGTCAGATGAATTTACGAGTGGGTGGAAAAGCCTTAAAAAAAGGGATTCTATTAACTTCTAGTAAGTGTTTGACTGGAATTACAATTGGCCTTCTATTCGGTTACTTTTTTGATCCTATGAACGGGCTCCTTGGATTATCCACTCTTGCCATTATTGCTGCAATGACAAATGGAAATGAAGGAATGTATGCCGTTCTCACAGGACAATATGGTAACCGTTCAGATGTTGGAGCAATTTCTGTTTTGACATTAAATGATGGTCCATTCTTTACCATGATGGCATTGGGAATAGTAGGAATTAACTTCCCTGCTATTGCATTCATCGCGGTATTGTTACCAATTGCATTAGGGATGCTATTAGGAAACTTGGATGAGGACATTAGAGAATTTCTAAAGCCAGGTGAAACGTTACTTGTTCCCTTTTTTGCCTTTTGTTTAGGAGCAGGAATGAACTTCATGAGTTTCTTTAATGCTGAAGCTGTTTGGGGCGGTCTTGTCTTGGGTTTTGCAACGGTCATTATTACCGGTCTAACAGGAATCCTTGTTTATCGTATATTTGGAGAGAAAAGTACAATTGGTCCCGTTGCCGAGGCATCAACCGCAGGGAATGCAGTGGGAACACCAGCGGCCATAGCAGCAGCTGCTTCAGTTGCTGCAGGAGCAGGACTTATGTCATTAGAAGAGGCACAAAGTTTTCAGCAAATAGCTAATCTAGCCACAATTCAAATTTCTATCTCTACTATTACTTCTTCAATTCTTTGTCCAATAGCGGTAATTTTTTGGGATAAATATCAAAGAAGCAAAGGGATTGACGGTCGATTGGAGGATTTTTCTAAGAGAAATGAGAAGTCGTTGGAAGTGAATCAGCAAGGTTAG
- the trhA gene encoding PAQR family membrane homeostasis protein TrhA, with protein MANTHVYTKKEEVVNAITHGVGVLLSIAALVFLIIFSAQTESPWHIVISVIYGVSMLLLYVSSTLVHSFPEGKTKDIFEIFDHSAIYIFIAGTYTPIMLLVIQGSLGWTLLGIIWGVAIVGVVFKAFYVKKFLFLSTILYIAMGWMIVIVWGPLTATMPTAGIQLLIAGGLLYTFGAIFYVWRGFPFHHAVWHVFVLGGSVTHFFAVLFYILPL; from the coding sequence ATGGCCAATACACATGTTTATACAAAAAAAGAAGAAGTGGTCAATGCGATAACCCACGGTGTCGGCGTTTTGTTAAGTATTGCAGCACTTGTGTTTTTAATCATATTCTCAGCCCAAACAGAATCGCCTTGGCATATAGTCATTTCAGTCATTTATGGTGTTTCCATGCTACTTTTATACGTCTCTTCCACATTAGTGCATAGTTTTCCTGAGGGCAAAACAAAGGATATATTCGAAATCTTTGATCATTCAGCCATATATATATTCATTGCAGGAACATACACGCCCATCATGCTTCTTGTGATTCAAGGGTCACTGGGCTGGACACTGCTGGGTATAATCTGGGGAGTTGCCATAGTTGGGGTCGTCTTCAAAGCTTTCTATGTGAAAAAATTCCTCTTCCTTTCGACGATTCTCTATATTGCAATGGGGTGGATGATCGTTATCGTTTGGGGACCACTTACAGCAACGATGCCAACAGCTGGTATCCAGCTACTGATTGCAGGTGGATTGCTTTATACGTTTGGAGCCATATTTTATGTTTGGCGCGGTTTTCCGTTTCATCACGCGGTTTGGCATGTATTCGTGCTTGGGGGATCTGTCACACACTTTTTTGCGGTATTGTTTTATATCCTTCCACTATGA
- a CDS encoding metalloregulator ArsR/SmtB family transcription factor, which produces MQLEKLVAFHKTIGDVTRIRIISILANGPKHGQALAGILKLTAPTISHHLTKLKDINLVKDRREKNTVYYFLNEDVLKHYSSALPKLVSTKGDSNKMDNQKLNIEHKKILENFLMPDGRLKTIPAQRKKKMIVLHHIASLLETGRKYPEKELNEFIQTFHDDYATIRRELIIGSIMYRENSIYELNPREMWADIV; this is translated from the coding sequence GTGCAATTAGAAAAATTGGTCGCATTCCATAAAACGATTGGTGATGTTACAAGGATTAGAATTATATCCATCCTGGCAAATGGTCCAAAACACGGACAAGCACTTGCCGGAATATTAAAATTGACGGCACCGACCATCTCGCACCATTTAACTAAATTGAAGGACATTAATTTAGTGAAGGATCGAAGGGAAAAAAATACGGTGTATTATTTTTTGAATGAAGATGTCCTGAAGCATTATTCGTCAGCATTACCTAAACTCGTTTCAACTAAGGGGGATTCCAATAAAATGGATAATCAAAAGCTTAATATAGAACACAAAAAGATCCTTGAAAACTTTTTGATGCCAGATGGTCGACTAAAAACCATACCTGCACAGAGAAAAAAGAAAATGATCGTTCTTCATCATATAGCCAGCCTTTTGGAAACGGGACGTAAATATCCAGAAAAAGAATTGAATGAATTCATCCAGACTTTCCATGATGATTATGCAACAATAAGGCGTGAACTCATTATCGGGAGTATCATGTACCGTGAAAACAGCATTTATGAATTGAATCCCCGCGAGATGTGGGCTGATATCGTTTAA
- a CDS encoding NfeD family protein yields the protein MELFGVPLETVYLYGLIIFGGLTFLFILFNDIFSGLELPDIFNPTLIFSFLTVFFASGFLLESLSGLHAGLIAGISLIISFTIVTLLNVFVLIPISSAEESLTFHDNDLRGRVGRVLTSIPVDGFGEVLIESISGSIAKTAASYKNEGIVSDSKVLIIEVKNGVVYVMPHQD from the coding sequence ATGGAGTTATTTGGGGTTCCATTAGAAACAGTCTATTTATATGGATTAATTATATTCGGGGGGCTAACTTTCTTATTTATCTTGTTTAATGATATATTTTCCGGACTTGAATTACCGGATATATTTAATCCTACACTCATTTTTAGCTTTTTGACCGTGTTTTTTGCGAGTGGGTTTTTACTTGAATCTCTTTCAGGACTTCATGCTGGGTTGATTGCCGGCATTTCCCTGATCATTTCATTTACCATCGTCACTTTACTGAATGTATTTGTTTTGATTCCCATCTCATCAGCGGAAGAAAGTTTGACATTTCATGATAATGATCTGAGAGGGAGGGTCGGCAGGGTTCTGACATCAATCCCGGTTGACGGGTTTGGGGAAGTCCTGATTGAAAGCATCAGTGGAAGCATCGCGAAAACTGCGGCCAGTTATAAAAATGAAGGAATTGTTTCGGATTCAAAGGTCTTGATCATCGAAGTTAAAAACGGGGTTGTCTATGTTATGCCCCATCAGGATTAA
- a CDS encoding flotillin family protein encodes MFNLIWVVVAIVAFLLIALIAVFITKYRTAGPDEALIVTGSYLGSKNVHIDESGNKIKIVRGGGAFVLPVFQQAEPLSLLSSKLEVSTPEVYTEQGVPVMADGVSIIKIGGSITDIATAAEQFLGKSKDDREQEAREVLEGHLRSILGSMTVEEIYKNREKFSQEVQRVASQDLAKMGLIIVSFTIKDVRDKNGYLESLGKPRIAQVKRDADIATAEAEKETRIKRAEASKEAQRAELERATEIAEAEKINKLKVAEFRREQDIAKARADQAYDLETARSKQEVTEQEMQIRIIERQKQIELEEKEILRREKQYDSEVKKKADADRYAVEQAASANKMKQITEADADKYKIEAMAKAEAERVRMDGLAKADAQRAQGTTEAEIIRLTGVAEAEAKQKIAEAFEQFGQAAVMDMILKMLPEYAKQVASPLSNIDKITVVDTGGSGANGGANKVTGYATDLMATLQESLKASSGIDVKDLLENFSGKRNLPFTTISQENVEANMNMAAGKEE; translated from the coding sequence ATGTTTAATTTGATTTGGGTTGTCGTCGCCATTGTTGCATTTTTACTTATCGCACTTATTGCTGTCTTTATTACGAAATACCGCACGGCTGGTCCTGATGAAGCATTGATCGTGACCGGAAGCTACTTAGGAAGCAAAAATGTTCACATCGACGAATCAGGAAATAAAATTAAAATCGTCCGCGGAGGTGGTGCTTTCGTTCTCCCTGTGTTCCAGCAAGCGGAACCACTAAGCTTGTTGTCAAGCAAACTTGAGGTCTCTACTCCTGAAGTATATACGGAACAGGGAGTTCCAGTCATGGCTGATGGTGTATCGATCATCAAGATTGGCGGTTCAATCACCGATATTGCCACAGCAGCGGAGCAATTCCTTGGAAAATCCAAAGATGACCGTGAACAGGAAGCGCGGGAAGTCTTGGAGGGACATCTTCGTTCCATCCTTGGATCGATGACAGTCGAGGAAATTTATAAAAACCGCGAAAAGTTTTCACAGGAAGTACAGAGGGTAGCCTCGCAGGATTTAGCAAAAATGGGACTCATCATCGTATCATTTACAATAAAAGATGTTCGGGACAAAAATGGATATCTTGAATCCCTTGGTAAGCCAAGAATCGCTCAAGTGAAAAGGGATGCCGATATTGCTACCGCAGAAGCAGAGAAGGAAACGCGAATCAAGCGAGCCGAAGCTTCGAAGGAAGCGCAGCGTGCCGAACTTGAAAGGGCAACAGAAATAGCCGAAGCCGAGAAAATCAACAAGCTGAAGGTAGCGGAATTCCGTCGAGAGCAGGATATTGCCAAAGCACGAGCTGACCAAGCTTACGATCTGGAAACGGCCCGCTCCAAACAGGAAGTAACCGAGCAGGAAATGCAAATCAGGATCATCGAACGGCAAAAGCAAATCGAGCTGGAGGAAAAAGAAATCCTCCGCCGTGAAAAGCAATATGATTCCGAAGTGAAGAAAAAGGCGGATGCCGACCGTTATGCGGTAGAGCAGGCAGCCTCCGCAAACAAGATGAAACAGATTACGGAAGCGGATGCCGATAAGTATAAAATCGAAGCCATGGCTAAAGCCGAAGCGGAACGCGTTCGCATGGACGGTCTTGCTAAAGCGGACGCACAAAGGGCACAAGGTACGACAGAAGCGGAAATCATCCGGTTAACAGGGGTAGCAGAGGCCGAAGCCAAGCAGAAGATTGCCGAAGCATTTGAACAGTTCGGTCAGGCAGCCGTCATGGACATGATTTTGAAAATGCTTCCGGAGTATGCCAAACAAGTGGCAAGTCCGCTTAGTAATATCGACAAAATCACTGTAGTGGATACAGGCGGAAGCGGTGCGAATGGCGGGGCCAATAAAGTGACTGGCTATGCAACGGATTTAATGGCCACATTGCAGGAGTCATTAAAGGCATCTTCGGGCATTGATGTCAAAGATCTGCTTGAGAATTTCTCAGGAAAGAGAAATTTACCATTTACAACCATCAGTCAGGAGAATGTCGAAGCGAACATGAATATGGCAGCAGGCAAGGAAGAGTAA
- a CDS encoding sigma-54 interaction domain-containing protein, whose translation MGKSILFEVQEEVNLVAEAIKSVLDLEVIVYDQNKVVVAATGGGHHAVVGEPVRGHIIKEVIETGKHVYNFEPGFHDVCKSCILHGNCPEKADVSFPLKHEGKNVGVISLTAFSEEQKAEFKDRQLVLSNYLGKMADLISSKINAKTLLGKYLHMFQMLQVAMQSMYEGIIAVDQNGYILELNRSAEKTLKMKRNEILTLNVSDIIPDLPITKVLSTAKGYTDIEFSLQIHKKMIQVIGSVIPLVHDDRIIGVAISFKDLKDVQKLAYSITSEVDDSTFDIIVGKSKAILQVKDIAKQIATSDSTIIFLGESGTGKELFARAVHQESQRVNKPFRAINCAAIPEHLLESELFGYNEGAFTGARKKGKPGKFEMANGGTIFLDEIGDMPLHLQVKILRVLEDRRVERIGSNSTIDIDVRVLAATNKNLEQMVKDREFREDLFYRLNVIPLHIPPLRERVGDVAVLLHHFVNHYVNITGKQVKGFTPEAEACLCSYNWPGNIRELQNTVEYAINMAKSFWITLENLPTRVRVKANQSVLDQGLTLADMEEKMIIESLKKHGETLNGKKKAAKDLGINVATLYRKINKFEINRKMQM comes from the coding sequence ATGGGAAAATCGATCCTTTTTGAAGTGCAAGAAGAAGTGAATTTGGTAGCAGAAGCAATTAAGTCAGTATTAGATTTGGAAGTCATTGTTTATGATCAGAATAAAGTGGTGGTTGCTGCTACAGGTGGTGGTCATCATGCTGTTGTGGGTGAGCCAGTTCGAGGACATATTATAAAAGAAGTGATAGAAACAGGGAAGCATGTTTATAACTTTGAACCAGGTTTTCATGATGTTTGTAAAAGCTGCATTCTCCATGGAAACTGCCCCGAAAAAGCAGATGTGTCCTTTCCCCTGAAACATGAAGGGAAAAACGTTGGGGTGATTAGTTTAACCGCATTTTCTGAAGAACAGAAGGCAGAGTTTAAAGATAGACAGCTTGTTTTATCGAATTACCTTGGGAAAATGGCTGACTTAATTAGCAGTAAAATAAATGCAAAAACGTTGTTAGGAAAGTATCTACATATGTTTCAAATGCTTCAAGTGGCTATGCAATCGATGTATGAAGGAATCATCGCAGTAGATCAAAATGGGTATATCTTGGAGCTAAATCGTTCTGCAGAAAAAACACTAAAGATGAAAAGAAATGAAATCCTCACTCTTAATGTCTCGGATATCATCCCTGATTTGCCTATTACGAAAGTTTTATCAACAGCGAAAGGATATACAGACATTGAATTTTCACTTCAAATACATAAAAAAATGATTCAGGTCATTGGTAGTGTTATCCCACTTGTTCATGATGATCGTATTATTGGAGTGGCCATTTCATTTAAGGATTTAAAAGATGTGCAAAAATTAGCATATTCGATTACGTCAGAGGTAGATGATTCAACCTTTGACATTATCGTAGGGAAAAGTAAAGCGATTCTACAAGTGAAAGATATAGCGAAACAAATCGCAACCTCTGACTCCACCATAATATTTTTAGGTGAAAGTGGGACTGGTAAAGAACTTTTCGCAAGGGCCGTGCATCAAGAAAGTCAAAGGGTAAACAAACCCTTTAGGGCGATTAATTGTGCCGCAATTCCAGAACATTTGCTAGAGAGTGAATTATTTGGATATAACGAAGGAGCATTTACTGGGGCGAGGAAAAAAGGGAAGCCTGGAAAATTTGAGATGGCCAATGGCGGAACTATTTTTCTGGATGAAATCGGTGATATGCCACTTCATCTACAAGTTAAAATTTTGCGGGTTTTAGAAGATAGAAGGGTTGAAAGGATAGGTTCTAATTCGACTATAGATATTGATGTGCGGGTGCTGGCAGCAACCAATAAAAACTTAGAGCAAATGGTAAAGGATAGAGAGTTTAGAGAGGATTTATTTTATCGATTAAATGTTATTCCTCTTCATATTCCTCCATTAAGAGAGCGAGTGGGAGATGTAGCCGTCCTTCTTCACCATTTTGTTAATCACTATGTAAATATTACTGGAAAGCAAGTAAAGGGCTTTACTCCAGAAGCCGAAGCATGTCTATGTTCTTATAATTGGCCAGGAAATATTAGAGAGCTACAAAATACGGTGGAATACGCTATCAATATGGCAAAATCTTTTTGGATTACATTAGAAAATTTACCCACTAGAGTTAGGGTCAAAGCCAATCAAAGTGTTTTAGACCAAGGATTAACCTTAGCAGATATGGAAGAAAAAATGATTATCGAATCTTTAAAAAAACATGGTGAAACATTGAATGGAAAGAAGAAGGCTGCGAAGGATTTAGGAATAAACGTAGCTACTCTCTATAGGAAAATCAATAAGTTTGAAATTAATCGCAAAATGCAAATGTAG
- a CDS encoding cell wall hydrolase — MKLSVIITVIMTLSVIILGIAFPKGTTSKASDGATKHVIKQGESIWDIAKQYGVPIGKLKEVNNNVNNVAEPGKTLIIPHVMNEKDKELLARLVHAEAKGEPYRGKVEVAGVVLNRLDSDEFPDTVREVIYQKNQFSPVGDGSINKPAGDDAKKAVNEALAIHGYTNDALYFWNPSISDSEWMKQLQVIKIIGGHHFAI, encoded by the coding sequence ATGAAATTATCAGTTATAATAACCGTGATAATGACTCTAAGTGTCATCATACTTGGGATAGCTTTTCCTAAGGGAACGACCAGTAAAGCTTCGGATGGAGCAACCAAACATGTCATTAAACAAGGTGAATCGATATGGGATATTGCGAAGCAGTACGGTGTTCCTATCGGAAAGTTGAAAGAAGTCAATAATAATGTAAATAATGTTGCCGAACCAGGTAAAACATTGATTATTCCACATGTAATGAATGAAAAAGATAAAGAATTATTAGCAAGGCTTGTGCATGCAGAAGCTAAAGGGGAGCCATACAGAGGTAAGGTCGAGGTGGCAGGAGTCGTTTTGAATCGCCTTGATAGCGATGAATTTCCTGATACGGTACGGGAAGTGATTTATCAAAAAAACCAATTCTCGCCTGTTGGTGACGGCAGTATAAATAAACCAGCAGGAGATGATGCGAAGAAAGCTGTCAATGAAGCATTGGCGATTCATGGCTATACAAATGATGCCTTGTATTTTTGGAATCCTAGTATTTCGGATAGCGAATGGATGAAACAATTACAGGTAATAAAAATTATCGGCGGCCATCATTTTGCCATATAA
- a CDS encoding HNH endonuclease family protein — protein sequence MKFEMYLKLYNGILGIKEVDDRLNTLVRIEATTCYPLVIKCLSENLNKEQLMAILEAIEVFTLRRSICNISIRDIDRIYNHLALESFNKEMPVSYIVDYLKRRTPSDTEFYLNFQNRDFTRSAQTKYILEMIENALTNNTREKTISGRNDVHIEHIMPRELLRKRNKVIDNSWQKELGTRASEYSMFVNRIGNLTLLGSELNITASNYPFLEKKKKYEQSIIMLTKEICQEDKWTFEEINIRSVYLAGIAKKIWNFNNL from the coding sequence TTGAAATTTGAAATGTATTTAAAGCTGTATAATGGAATATTAGGCATAAAGGAGGTGGATGATCGGCTAAATACGTTAGTACGTATAGAAGCAACTACGTGCTACCCGCTTGTAATTAAGTGCCTCTCCGAGAACCTTAATAAAGAACAATTGATGGCAATTTTGGAGGCTATCGAAGTTTTTACATTGCGAAGAAGTATATGTAATATTTCAATCCGAGACATAGATAGAATTTACAATCATTTGGCTTTAGAATCGTTCAATAAAGAAATGCCAGTTTCTTATATTGTTGATTATCTTAAGAGGAGAACCCCATCTGATACTGAATTTTATTTAAACTTTCAGAACCGGGACTTTACAAGGTCAGCACAAACGAAATATATCTTAGAAATGATAGAAAATGCACTAACAAACAACACAAGAGAAAAAACGATAAGTGGTCGGAATGATGTTCACATCGAACATATTATGCCAAGGGAATTACTAAGGAAAAGAAATAAAGTCATTGATAATTCTTGGCAAAAAGAACTAGGAACAAGAGCTTCTGAATATTCAATGTTCGTTAATAGAATTGGGAACCTTACGCTGCTTGGAAGCGAATTAAATATTACTGCATCTAATTATCCTTTTCTTGAAAAGAAAAAAAAATATGAGCAATCCATCATAATGTTAACCAAAGAAATTTGCCAAGAAGACAAATGGACCTTCGAAGAAATAAATATAAGGAGTGTGTATCTTGCGGGTATAGCTAAGAAGATTTGGAATTTCAATAATCTTTAA
- a CDS encoding biotin transporter BioY: protein MKERHEKLRMMMVTALFAALIGILAQITIPLPLVPITGQTLAVGLAATILGSRYGTSSVLLYLFIGAAGVPVFAEMSGGLAKIFGPTGGYLLSYIPTVYITGLILEKTRFTVAMAFLANTIGMIITLVIGTVWLKYMSSLSWPVAFASGFAPFIIVGVLKAFLASWLGITIRSRLASANMLPKKNAPLSQ from the coding sequence ATGAAGGAGCGTCATGAGAAGTTAAGAATGATGATGGTTACAGCTTTATTTGCAGCACTTATAGGAATACTTGCCCAAATTACAATTCCACTGCCCTTAGTACCGATTACAGGACAGACTCTAGCCGTCGGATTGGCAGCAACGATACTCGGTTCACGTTATGGAACTTCTTCCGTTTTATTATACTTGTTCATAGGAGCAGCGGGAGTCCCGGTATTCGCTGAAATGTCTGGAGGATTAGCTAAGATATTCGGTCCGACAGGCGGTTATTTATTATCCTATATCCCGACAGTATATATAACGGGGCTGATATTGGAAAAAACCCGTTTCACAGTTGCAATGGCTTTCCTTGCTAATACAATCGGGATGATAATTACTTTAGTCATCGGTACGGTTTGGTTAAAATATATGAGTTCATTATCTTGGCCAGTGGCATTTGCCAGCGGTTTTGCTCCATTTATAATCGTAGGCGTTTTAAAAGCATTCCTTGCATCATGGCTTGGCATCACAATCCGTTCAAGGTTAGCCTCGGCTAATATGCTGCCAAAAAAAAATGCACCACTTTCCCAATGA
- a CDS encoding YusW family protein — protein MRRSIKILSVPFAAMLVLAGCGEENDEVKNPPVQENENQAENNPETGTDNNEKLPFTYKDFQLEVDYTGNDNEYEAEYDTMGAQTEASIEDKLNKHEVYGDEAMKELTPILEKLTFTKDSSEEEVIQEVTKAFNLKDDYQEFDLEVVFEDGTKKEYKVNNK, from the coding sequence ATGAGAAGATCAATCAAAATATTATCAGTTCCGTTTGCCGCTATGCTTGTTTTGGCGGGATGCGGCGAAGAAAACGATGAGGTGAAAAACCCGCCGGTTCAGGAGAATGAAAATCAAGCTGAAAATAACCCTGAAACAGGAACGGATAATAATGAAAAACTGCCATTCACTTATAAGGATTTTCAATTGGAAGTAGATTACACAGGCAATGATAACGAATACGAAGCTGAATATGATACCATGGGTGCTCAAACAGAAGCTTCGATCGAGGACAAACTTAACAAACATGAAGTTTACGGTGATGAAGCAATGAAAGAATTGACCCCGATTCTGGAAAAATTGACATTCACCAAAGATTCATCAGAGGAGGAAGTCATTCAAGAAGTGACAAAAGCTTTTAATTTGAAGGATGACTATCAAGAATTTGATTTAGAGGTCGTTTTCGAAGATGGTACGAAAAAAGAATATAAAGTGAATAATAAGTAA